In the Pocillopora verrucosa isolate sample1 chromosome 4, ASM3666991v2, whole genome shotgun sequence genome, GATTGAGCTGTTATTTCTTATTAACTGTAGTCTCATCGTCCGGCTGAGTGTATTCCTGAGAAGGAGTGTTGTCGTtggtggtgactgacgttttaacaacctgagcggaagtcatcatcagagtcaagtgaatttTTGTAGTCAGTCGGAATATACTAAGTCCGGTTCGTGTAAACTGATCGGTCAGTCTAGCCGTAATGTTATCGGTAAGTCGGTCGTGTTTGGTaagtttcgatccgtctgtaAAACCGAACAGAGCGACCTTTTTAAGTGCTATTTTAAACAGCGCGCAACGCTTGAAGGTGATTTGAATTTATCGCTCCTATGATAACGCGGGTAATATCCCAATGTCAAACGTCATTGCGGCTCTCGGTATTCAAGCCTTGTAACTAAGTAAACTTGATTCTACCAATTTCCAACTGATGTAATTGGTTGATACACTATCTTATTACAGGCCTTAATGATATATCGGCCCACAATGAAATGCGTAAATCAATCAAATACAAGCTAACCATTGATTTTCTCCTTAACAATTTCTTAAATTCGTCACAAACAATATAGGCGCCCTGTAAGACCATTAATCGTCCTATAATTTTCCGCCAGTTGATTAAAGTTGTACCCCATAATAACAACCGAATTTAGAGAACGATAACTATCTGGTAGAgggaaagtaaatttttaaatgaaccgCTCGGTCGCGAGACAGACAAATTCTGGGATTTCACTGACGTTAAACTCTTTGTGGTATGTTCAAGTTACTCTGACCTCTGACAATAGCAAATCAGTTCTCTTGATTTCCCCCATATACGATCTATTACCAGTGttaattttattcatatttcaTTTGTGTTGTTACGAGTTACCTTGACGGCCAGACCGGTGCTGGAGTGTCATCCGACATGCGGCGAAGATACCTGTTTGCGTCTATTGTATGATAGCGTTAAACTCTCCAGTGTGGAAAAATTTACCTGAACATCGTAAGTCGTTAATATTTTAGGGAAGGACTATCTCAAATTGTAATTTGAGAAAACACATTTAAAGTTTGTTTACGTTCTGAATCGGAATTCGAAATAGATTTGCCGTAAAAATGGATTGACCTTAGAACTAATATTTTAAACAGTATTAAGCTTAGATGATCAATTATCCAACGGTTGAAAATGTGGCAGATTTTGACTCTCGCTTTGGTAACTTTTTATCCCTATTTTGCCGACTCGCGGAAGAACTCGTCAATTGGTGCCCGCTCAACTGGGTAGGTCGTTTCTTCCTTTTGTCAGCTTTGCGTACCACTTGAGAAACTCCATTAAGTCCCTCTCTAATAAATTCTCTCGGCACCTTGtatacattttctctttaaccATGTACAGGATTATTGTGGTTAACTAGTGTGGCATTAGTTGTCTATTAAAATGCAGCGCCATCTTTGCATGGTACAAGTTGgtgcatttattttttataattgaaaaatCCGCGGAAATGAAATTTGCTTCAGTAGAGTGATGGCAGATTTCAAACATTAGGGCAAATTTTTGAATGCAGAGTTTGGACTGAATAAGAGCTGTTGCTTTCAAGACTAATACACACATGAAAAACTGTCTTCGACGCAGATTTCACTAAGTTGGTAGTTATATCTGTGATAGACCATTGATAAACGATCGACACATAGGTTTCCTCTGATAACTGTGCATGCAAATGCTATCGTCGAATAGAGATGCTCAGAAACGAAAATTATCTGTATTTGGCAACGTTTGGTAATACAGGTAGAATCGTGAGCGCCTGAAATTCTGAGCCGAGTGTGTCATATATTTGAAATTCTGTACTAAGTTTAAATCCCCTTGTTACTGGACATATTCACACTACcgtttatcataatttttgtCTGCCACTTAATAGCGTCATACAGGATTGCACATTTTGGTTTAGTGCTTACTCAGTGTGTATCGCATTTAATATTTCTTATAGAGGACACAACCCCTCGTTCGTTTGGGTAACTCATGAGCCATTTGCCTTCTGGCAGGATAAAGATTTGTATAAAAGCATCAGTGATCTCAGTGTCACAGAAGACGACATTAAAAAGGCAATCCACATAAATGACATTACTGATCCTTGCCGTGTGACGACACTGACGAACAAAATATTCCGGGGTGAGCCTGTCAAAATGATTGTGATTGGTGGATCAAATTCAGCCGGTGGTGGAATAAAAAATCACAGGCGTTTATATCACCAACTGTTCTCTCAGTGGTGGGACAAAGTGATTTCAACAACGACTGGCTCCAAGTTGACGGTAGAAAATTTGTCACTTGGAGGGACAGGAAGCGATTTCTTTACATTTTGCCTGCAGAATTTCATAACAACAGATGATGAACCAGATGTGGTGTTTATCGAGTTATCAGTAAACGATTATGGATGCATACACGGTGCAACAGCGCGGCCCATGGAACTCCTCACGCGACGAGTATTATCCCTGAAGTCATTTCCATTAGTTCTGTACGTAAGCTTGGTTGATTTGGTCAAGAAGGGTGCTTCTCTTAGCACTGCTAAGAACCCAAGATGTCATAATTTGGAAGATTTGGGACAACACGAGCTCGCAACTCATTACGGAATTACCTTGCTAAGCTGGCGTGACATACTTTGTCCAGTGAATTCAGCTAATGGCATCCGAAAAGCCATCATACGGCCGGGAATGGTTAATGATGATCATCTGCATATTGATATTAAAGGACACGCTCAAGTGGCTCTCATGCAAATCCGTTACTTTCAGAAGATTCTTCAACGAACGAGCCAGCAGCTGTTCTGTGAGAAATCTCCAATGAAGGACCCTTTATTTACCAGCAGCTCGATACTGGTTACAAACCCTCATTGTTGGGCATCTACAAACCCAAGATGGGGAAAATCCACTGTGCACCAGTCTCTTGATGTAAAGGTCAACAAAAAACGGCGCTTCAGCGAGCTTCCATTAGAAAGCATCAAAGCAAAGATGGGCTTTCCATCAGACCGTCGAACTGATGCGTTCGGTGGCTGGGTGTCTCTTCGACAAGGAAGCTTTATAGAGTTCTCCTTACAAGTTCCACCCAAGAAATGGTCTGTAGGTATCATTTTACGAAGAATGAGGCAAAATTCGGGTCGTGTAGTGATGTGGCTcgacaaagacaaaaagaacGCGGTAGCCATAATTGGGAAAGCTTTCGGTAACGTTCATTATCAAACTCGTGTTTACATCGTGGCTTCAGACGTGCCTCAGGGCCGTCATACAGTTAGCTTGGAGTCTCAAGGTAACAAAgctatttctcttttaataaaCGGCATCGTGTTGGGCCCTGCaggggttaaaggatttaaAGGATATAAACCTACTGGAACTTTAGAAAAAGTTTGGAGTCTCGAGGACtacaaaaagtttaaattatAATCCAGAATATGAAGTCGATATTTTGAAATGAgggaagaaataaaaagacaactATGTAGTCTATTCTCCTTTGGAATTGTGGGTTAAGATACCGGTGTGAATGTTCAATCATTCCAcctttttctctgattttagtAAAAAATACCTTTCCATACCtgctgttttcaattttttttctacctttCACAGATAGAGACAGACGTGTTTTAGAGTCAATGGCTATTGCGATATgactctgtaaaaaaaaaacgtcaggAGACGAAGGCTTTATAGAAAATAACGTTATGAACGTTTAAAcccttaaaatttatttgtaaagGTACTATTCTTGGATATTTCTTGGATTGCATTGTCCGTATAATCATGTAATCATCTAACGTCACCCTGAGGCATCGTTGATGTCTATGAGGCAGAAGTCATCGCTAACTATTACTAGCCAAACTTTTTGGTAAATTCATATGCATTATTGTGCTttttaaaatggcaaaaaagttttatttatgaGCTGCCTTTAGTTTATGACCTTATTTTATAACGACATGTTATCCTTTCATGCTCATAATTTTTCTGGTAATAtgtaaattgatttttcttatATTCTAACCTGGAAATTTTCCTATCTCAGTATTATATTTGAGCTCATGCAGaatgtcaaatgaaaaatatatgaaaagaaTATAAATCATGGGAAATAGTTTGGAAAGTACTTGAAAGTATAATAAGGCATGGAAACGTAATTACTGGAAGTTCAGCTGGCCAATGAACGACAGTTTGAAAGGTTCTCGAACTCCCCATATTATATAATTAACGCCCTAGGACAACATGGACCTTCTGCTTCCTTGATATTTCTCACGCACTTCTACCGCGAGCTTGAACGCATGAACCACGTGCATTACACATACTTCATCAGGAATCTCTTCCAGGTCGGAGCTATCGTCAAAAACCATTGATAAGTACTCACTGAGGCTGAAAACGGAGGAAGTAGTTAAGTATTTCCTGAGAACAATATTGAGTAAAcaggctatcagaaaaaaaaggttgccGTTATTCATGGTAGTGAAAACACTGCTTATACTTCATTGCACGGTTATATACTTTTGTTTGAAAGAACTTTTGCTATGTAGATTCATCTATGCTTTACGCAGGAATTACCTCAATTTACTTCTTGTGTCTTCTTCATGAGCCAGCACTAAAGCGATGACCTCGACAACTCTACTCAAAAACAAATcaaccttcatttttttcaatgttgcaCTGAAGCGTGTGACTGCAAGTCGCGGCATCTcttgtttataaatttttggTATCTTCTCAAATGGATCCtatagaaattgaaaaatataaaatcggTTTAATTtgaacagacaaataaaatcaaGGTCGAACCtacttaaaatattgaaaatattgGGTGAGAAAGGGATTACATTCATCGAATTTGATTAAAGTTTCCTAGAAAAAGGTGCCTGTTCATTCTTAAACAAGAATTTCGCTCGCGCCACGGCGAGTGTAGACCACAGATCCAAAATGTGACCCAGACAGCAAGACTGTTGAGCCTGAAAGATAACAATAATGTATATAGTTCTGCAAGGAAACTCCATACATCCGTGGAGTATGTTAAACCATTGACAAATCAAAAGTCTTTAACAGTATTCTGTCAAGATTCGCAGAAAAGTGGATTTGTTCCCCGGCCATCCATTTAAAGGCACAAAGAAGCAGTAAATAGATATGAACTAAATTCAGTGAACGTAATATGAAGCTGAGCAGGATTTTCACTTTGTATTCCAGGCAAAAGATTGAactttttcctattcactagttagttaattagattttggattctacacTCAAAAttgggtgagattaaatttattcatatcatgcttcattataGTTTATCTACTTGGAAAGATAATTGTTACtgtagcttcacagatgttttcgTTGCCATCacaattaacattcataacaagtttcatttaatatagaatgtttcaagaactttcttcctttctcgtCAATCTACCATCTACTTTGtttcaggtaattatttgaatatgtgagcAACATTTATTTACATGTGACAGGATTTTCAAGCTGAAGGCGGCCTTAAAAAAGGAGTGAAGTTGACAGTAACAATTAGGTCactaatttgaaaaattgagcacttggtaaatacactCTGGCTTgaaattctgatgattacagtttgctgggGTAATTGAAATGTCCGTCCATAAGCAGGAACCTTCCACATGACCTTTACAGTCATATGCTAcgagataactttagaaaaatgtatttgtgCCACTAGAACTATTGTATGTGCAGTTACCACCTactgataaaaattaatgatttcctgtaagcatgaatGTTTGGGAGAGGTTTTGGTGGTGATTGACCCCTTTTTGCTACGATAAATAggatttgatgattgtaatgtatatctcttAGGTTTCAAACTTTCagctttgtattaattgtaaccGTTTACCATATCTATTTTTCTGTACCCTAAGCCCTAAAAAGTTGAAGCAAGTGACTCAATAACCCGACTTCCTTTGTTGGGAATTGtgtaattatataattttgttttgtaagttACCACATTGTAACAACTAATGCTATTAATttgattgcattaaatactattgctcaagctttcattaatgtatAGTGTTTCTTGACAATGCTCATACCCAAATTTAATATtgatataaggaattggtcacaagatatgtgagttttaaagggtaggaatctggaaaagcaaggatcttcctttaattaggactgaaattaatgggggccctcctattttttaattcatctttttactttgacctgcctcCTCTCCTGTAATGTTTAGGGCACATACATGAAGAGaatattttcagtattttgatGCATGGAAGTTAAATTTATTGGCATCCACATTGATGCACAAGGGAAAGAATATAAGTGCCTTGGCTTATAGGTTAAAAATCGAAATAAgagagttgtgcagaccatatcttactttttatccTCCTCTGGATATTTACTCAAACAACGTAGTCACTCTCAGTCTTgttcactctcactttccactaaGTGTGtgaaaagatgataacctcagtattttttttaaatgaagaaaggaaagcctacCCTCTTACtacagatagttcttttgtgcatcATCAGTACATACCTGGTCtaatttgaaaatgaagttgattgttacaggtaggctaaccttataatttagttgtgaaaatttcttgaacctggcaggcttgaactacaggtttataGGAAATTTGCATGcgcatgtgttttcaacatataaaaccGGCTTATGACTACTTCGAATTACTTTACTACGTGCCGCAAAGGTACAGGtaggtgttgtaaaaaagtttgcttagcttttccATTagcaaacatttctttttctaaaaattttgtttatctgGCCTATgatgaattctaatttttcaaacaaattttatattcttttgaagtAATTATTcatgtaaataaaacaattatacatgaaatcttgcagatgtatggcacattatttttttcttctgatctTAATAACATTTCATTATGTTTCAGGATTGGTACTGGCtttaaaagtatagtcaaactAAAGTATTGGGCACAGCCTATGCATTAAATGTATGTAATAAAATAATGTAttcttcttaaaactagtttgtCAGAACAAGAATGAGCGGAGTTGCTAAGACCATGGATTGTTAACTTAAAGACACCTACATTATATGCAGTTACAGCTGAGGTTACTGAattaaataacgaaaaaaatctaaaaaagacGCCGTGtagccagaggacaatcataaAACAGGAATTGCCAAAAGAGGctaaaaaaaggttaaaacaatTACAGGTTCAAAAAcgagttgaaaattacttttcttttaatttttattctaaacagaggaggttgaaacgttagggaaaaacGGTGaggcaagcagtcatacctggcaacttcaagaggAGATATAGGAGAAGCCCACACAATTCTGGCGGGTTgaatttccgcacagccccataatattgtaaaacaaatctgttttcccaatggcaatgtattgtttttgtcattgttttctctatccaagaactgaatgcataattaagtatggggctgtgcggaaattttcCCTTCTGGCATATTGTTTTACCGACTCACTATTCACTCGTGAATACTCTTTATATTAACCAGTGATGTCTTGACGCGAAGTAGTTTAccattgtttctttcaatttggctctttttcccaaaccaaaattatcagtcacaATGAgtagaatataatttcaactgatggtGACATCGcacacttcatctgaagaagaaaagattccctatcttcgaaaatttgctcaaaacatctaTGACAACAACGAAGGTCCTCAACTGCTTGAAGATACCACTGATTAGCGTGCGTATTAAACgccttgcaagttgtgagaacttcgtccccaggttccagacctcgtcaATTCTACCCTTCGTACCCACACCCCGGACTGGTACCTCGATTCCcatgaagaaactcttctacagcaAGTGCTGAAGAGCTCTATCACAATTTTCATTATAACGAAGGGCTGGAAtataaactaacaagagctccgcttttaggcttggctaaatctacaTATTAACATGCGGGAAGGTTGCATTTGATAAGGTTTAAATCGCGCGTAAAATGATCCTGAAAGGAACCTTTTCGTCGCCAAAACTACagccttaaaaataatttcatcggTAATTTTTTCTATCATATAATGATAGAAAAATATCTCTGGATATTGACGTTTGTTTCTATCTACTCAGTGTAAAGAAACTCTAAGCGGATGCCCACTGATGTTACCGATGCtcttcttgaaatatttattaaagaaggaaaaatggaCAGACCCAAACCCGAGTAATTTCTCAAAATATCCCATATATGAGTTAATAAATGACgcaataattttatcaaatgaagGGAGATAAGTTTGCCACATTGTTGAATCTATCATTTCAAACAGCTTTATGTGGCAGTTGAGGATGATCCACATCAACGACGAAACAGAAGAGTTTCGCGCCTTCAAATGGCCAAGCACTGATATTATGCCAACGCACTTTGGCCGGAAACCCTTCAAGCATGCTCACGTTCCTCCTCTTCACTTCGAATTTTAACATCACCCTCCCTCCCTCTGCAACCCCCCTTGCATTTGATGCCAATCAGATGTCGTCTCGCTCATTTCCGGAATAGCGACTCACTTCCAGCTGAATTCTGAGAAACGATGTCATTTCAATGCGATTGCACGTCATGCCATATTCTGTTCGATGGCTACGTATCGTTGCGACATAAGTAGTGTTTAAACAACGAGATGCAGCCTTGATAATACACGATGAAGTGCTCTAAATGTAAATTCAGTCATTTGTCACCTAAATTCCAATTCTGCCCGGGTTGTGGTGTTAGACTGGAACACGGTCAAGATAACCCACCGAAGGAGCAAAAGATCGCATCAGCTGTTACGAGCGAGCACCCGAAAGGCGATGGAACAGGGGAAAAATATGACACCGGAACAAGTGAGGAACAAGTCAGAGGTAAATTTTCGGTTACAAGGTGGTTCTGTGGATGTAAACCCTGCTCAAAAGTTTAAATTGATGTGTGATTTAATTTTCTTACGCTTGATGACTAATTTACTAAGTGTTTCATAGGAAGgaatttggttatttttatatTAGTTAGCTTAGAATTTTAATATGAAAAGATCTTAAATTGCcttctatttttaattatgACCGAACGTTGGATTCATGATCATAAGGATAGATTATTCCTGCCCTTTCGAAAGTGAAAGTGCTTTCAAAGCGAAATATTTCCTCATGGGCGTATATTAATAAGCCACCCTCGAAAGCTTTCTACGGTAACAAGCTATGAAGTTTCCGTATCCGCTGTTAATGTACTTTGACTACCTTTCACATCAAATCATACTCATATAGTAATACATTGATGCTTGCGGATTTATCAGCAAAATTTATCCCCAGAAAACAAGGAATTTGCAAACTAAttactgtgaatatatgaaaacgCTACTACTAAACCATGGATCAGCGGACCGTAGAACCTCCGGAACAAGCGGAACATGCGGAACCactaattttttgttaaaaaaataataatgaaataaaattaaagctaAAAATACCTTAGCactgttcaaaatttcatttttgggTTTAAAGAAGATAATGTTAAAagagaaatgtgttttttttatctacctTGTTGTCCAGCCACAGGAAACCTAGGTTCACACAGTGAGCCTTtgtgaatatgcaaatatgttCACGTTGAAGTAAAAGGTGAAATGAAAGGATTTGCATGGAATTCAACAATTGTGCTCTAACCTTTAAAAGATCTGAACTAGTTTTGAATAAGAATAAATTTACCCCACCCAAGcgtttattattttgtattgtgTGAATTTCTTGGGCTGAGTAAAGGAAATTTATCTTGGTTTTAGTTCATCTGCATAGCCCTCTACATAATACTTTCAAAGATAGGTCTGTGAGTGGCACAAACCAAATGAATCCGCTCTAAACAGTCTGGACACCCTGATCAACCTAAAATCTTGCAGGCATGTAACTGAAGTCATGTGTAATTGTGtccatcatttatttaaaaaatacccAAATGCTCATGAGCAGGAAAATACATATCAGAGAAggaaaacttacaaataaactcacaataaagagaaatatttacCTTAACGGTGCAAAGCTTTAAGGGCAAAAAATCACAACCCTGCTTCTTTAAAAGTTGACTTAAAAATTGATCCAGAGGGCTAAATTTATACACAAAACCTGGCAAATTTCTTGATATAATTACATAACATCACACAATAGTAAAAACACCAAACACAAGTACATGAGATATCTAATGAAGGTAAAAACACTTGCAGGTAATTAACAGGTAAATGAAATACACACTAAGAATTATATTACAACAAGTTTTGCAATAACAATGCATTACAGGAGATGATGTTACTTAATGCTGCTGTTCTTCATTCCAGAGTCATGTACAATGAAATGCAATTAAAGGCTGCCAATTTGAGCTTAAAGAATTATTATTCTTTTACAAAGAATTTAGGGTTCCACAGATTCCAGACTGGTTCTGTGGTCTGCCGATACACAGTTTAATAACACCTTCTGAAAATTATATATGCCAACTTtggattaagaaatgaatggGAAAGCACTCTTTGCAAACTGTTTTTTAGCTTGATGTCTCCAATTAATTTGGAGTGATATGATTTTTTGACACTCAGTGTAGTCTGGCCAATCCAAATTTGAGTGTATTTGTATCAGCCGAGAGTTGTATTTGACAAATATCTTGGCATTACTAGTCATGTCAATGTTGTCTATAAGTCCACTTTTTATCAACTTAGTCATATAGCTAAAATCAGAAAGTTCATAAGTCTGGAGTCTACAAGGATGCTCATATACACATCTGTTACCTCCAAGCTTGATCACTGCGATTTCTTGTTGTATGGTGGTACAATGTCAGAAGTTAAAGTATGTTCAGAATTCTGCTGCGTCGGTAATAACatcccttgcgaaatggcttttggaattcccaggaattcccaaccataacaactctggttctaaaaacctagaaattcctagaaattcccagaaattcccaaaaattccaagtttatagccaacaggacttggaatttctaggaactccaactcagagaaccaatgactttccctgaaaagctgtaaatctaaaaaattcctaggaatttctgggaatttttgggaatttttaggaatgtttaagaattactgggaattttaagcaaaaatttgaggctaatgataaaaaataaatactttaaattaaaaaaacccagctaaaattcaagtattcaatgaaatttatttagaagtctattaaaatatttttgattcattattaacatcaatgtgtggtaatattaggatggaatttgatttttcttttcttgaaaacttcatacggattaatcctcaattacagctattcatataaaatagtcctaatcaatcattaaattggtttgacacaaattgtgaataaaatctgttgattcttttccataaaatacaatatcttaaattatatttgaaaaccaagcactcttaggagtgaaggggttaattacagacaaataaaattgattttttgattaaaatcttgttgtaactgtaacaataaattagaatgaagttatcctaaactgcaaacttagctgctgtttgtatttttttcctgggctcacaatgagttggccttgaatgaggttgtctacaagaagcttgaccattttgtatctgggttccatgacatctgaatttgaaaaaaataatatatttaaatatacatatttaaagctcagaccaggcttttaagatggccatgaggaaaagggcattcactggattctcaaattgagaaatctctgttatattgagtgacttttatattggagtttgtacatctctctcatagattttactaaaaaagggctgaatacattattttgtttttaccaaggagggcttctttacgtaataaggtttgtttaataacagttcctattatgaatcttgaatgttcccaaacgtgactagaggaatcttgaaaccttactgataggtttatttcattgtaaagcataagcttaagaaact is a window encoding:
- the LOC136280526 gene encoding uncharacterized protein isoform X2 — translated: MIVIGGSNSAGGGIKNHRRLYHQLFSQWWDKVISTTTGSKLTVENLSLGGTGSDFFTFCLQNFITTDDEPDVVFIELSVNDYGCIHGATARPMELLTRRVLSLKSFPLVLYVSLVDLVKKGASLSTAKNPRCHNLEDLGQHELATHYGITLLSWRDILCPVNSANGIRKAIIRPGMVNDDHLHIDIKGHAQVALMQIRYFQKILQRTSQQLFCEKSPMKDPLFTSSSILVTNPHCWASTNPRWGKSTVHQSLDVKVNKKRRFSELPLESIKAKMGFPSDRRTDAFGGWVSLRQGSFIEFSLQVPPKKWSVGIILRRMRQNSGRVVMWLDKDKKNAVAIIGKAFGNVHYQTRVYIVASDVPQGRHTVSLESQGNKAISLLINGIVLGPAGVKGFKGYKPTGTLEKVWSLEDYKKFKL
- the LOC136280526 gene encoding uncharacterized protein isoform X1 codes for the protein MWQILTLALVTFYPYFADSRKNSSIGARSTGGHNPSFVWVTHEPFAFWQDKDLYKSISDLSVTEDDIKKAIHINDITDPCRVTTLTNKIFRGEPVKMIVIGGSNSAGGGIKNHRRLYHQLFSQWWDKVISTTTGSKLTVENLSLGGTGSDFFTFCLQNFITTDDEPDVVFIELSVNDYGCIHGATARPMELLTRRVLSLKSFPLVLYVSLVDLVKKGASLSTAKNPRCHNLEDLGQHELATHYGITLLSWRDILCPVNSANGIRKAIIRPGMVNDDHLHIDIKGHAQVALMQIRYFQKILQRTSQQLFCEKSPMKDPLFTSSSILVTNPHCWASTNPRWGKSTVHQSLDVKVNKKRRFSELPLESIKAKMGFPSDRRTDAFGGWVSLRQGSFIEFSLQVPPKKWSVGIILRRMRQNSGRVVMWLDKDKKNAVAIIGKAFGNVHYQTRVYIVASDVPQGRHTVSLESQGNKAISLLINGIVLGPAGVKGFKGYKPTGTLEKVWSLEDYKKFKL